The DNA sequence GCTTCGGCAGCGGCTCTGGCCGGCGTCGCGAGCACAGGCGAAGCAGCAACCAATCCACCTGCCGCCATCGCTCCCATGAGCAGAACTTCGCGACGGGTAACCACTTCGCGATCGTTGATCACTTCGTAATTGCCTACGATTTCTTTTTTTGAGGACATAAAAAACTCCTATAAAGCACAACGCAACAACGCAAATGGGATCTCGACCCAGATAAAGTTTAATTGCCAAGCGAATTAAAAATGCCGATTGCGGCTAAAGCGCATACACTCTGGCTGCAGTACGCGATATCTTTATGTGGTCCTTATCCGAGGGTAGTTACAGCAAGGTGCCCGACAATTCGGACAATGAAACCCTAACATACTTTGAGCGTGATTATGACTACAACTAAAACCCCACCTGGCAAGGATTCTACGGAGAACTCAACAGTGAATAAGCTCGGTAAACCAAGCGCGAGCTACAGCGTTACACTGCGCTTGAAAATCAAAAATCTTCCGGGGATGTTAGGCAAAATCACGTCAAGAATTGGTGAAGTAGGCGGTGACATTGGAGCAATCGATATCGCCGGCTTCGAGAAGGACCACATCATCAGAGACGTCACAGTCAACGTTCGTGATGAGCGGCACGGTGAAGAATTGGTCAAGCAGATCGAAAGCATCGGCGACGTTCAGGTTGTAAACGTCTCCGACCGCACTTTTCTCATGCACCTGGGCGGAAAAATTCGCATTACAAACAAAGTGCCTCTGACCACTCGCGATGATCTATCCATGGCATATACGCCCGGAGTAGCCAGGGTCTGCATGGCCATCCACGATGAGCCTGAGAACGTATACAAGCTGACAATCAAACGCAACACAGTAGCTGTGGTGTCAGACGGCACTGCAGTTCTAGGTCTGGGTGACATCGGACCTGCCGGTGCCCTGCCCGTGATGGAAGGCAAAGCCATGTTGTTCAAAGAGTTCGGCAAGCTCGATGCATTTCCAATTTGCCTGGACACTAAGGACACAGAAGAAATTATCAAAGCAGTGAAATACATTGCCCCCGTATTTGGTGGCATCAACCTGGAAGATATTTCCGCACCGCGCTGTTTCGAAATTGAAGAGCGCCTGAAAAAAGAGCTGGATATTCCAGTTTTCCACGACGATCAGCATGGAACTGCAGTCGTAGTGCTGGCCGCTCTGATTAACGCGCTCAAGATCGTCAACAAAAAAATGGAAGATCTGAAGGTCATCGTTACAGGCGTAGGCGCAGCCGGTGTCGCCTGCTCGAAGATCCTCATGCACGCGGGAGTCAAAAACATCATTGGTTTTGACCGCACTGGCGCCATCTACAAAGGGCGCAAAGACATGAATTTCATGAAGCAATGGTTTGCCGAGCATACCAACCCGACAAACTTTCAGGGTTCGGTCAAAGATGCTCTAGAAGGCGCTGACCTGTTCATGGGACTTTCCGGTCCGGGACCAATCGAAGCCATCGATCTGAAGAAGATGGCTCGCGACCCGATCGTTTTTGCCATGGCTAACCCCACGCCTGAAGTGATGCCTGAAGATGCAGCGCCGTACGTGCGCATCATGGCTACAGGGCGTTCGGATTATCCAAACCAGATAAACAACGTCCTTTGCTTCCCCGGTATCTTTAGAGGCGCGCTCGATTGCCATGCCACCGACATCAACGAAGAGATGAAGCTGGCTGCAGCTCATGCAATTGCTTCTGTAATCTCTGACAGTGAGCTGAACGAAGATTACATTATTCCTGGCGTTTTCAATCCAAAGGTCGTCGAACTTGTCGCACAAGCGGTAGTGAAAGCTGCCGAAAAAACCGGCGTGGCAAGAAAATATAAAAAGACTCGTATTCCTGACGATATTGGGTATGAATAAGTAGAGACATTTTCGGACGGTCGTCTTGTCTCGAACAACTTGACGACCGGTTCGCGAATGATAAGCTGAGAATGGCGCTGCTTTTCGGAGGTTCAGACGAGATGCCTAATGTAGACCAACAGCGGAAGATTCGTGAGGCAGCTGCATACAAGCGCGAAGAGGAACATCGGGCCGAGCGGCGCTTAATCGAACAGAAAGAGCGCGATCGTGCCAAGCGCGAGCTTGAGCGTCGACGCTACGACGAGATGGCCAAGGCTAAGATGGAAGCCAAACGCGCAGATGAGATTCGCGAGATGGAAGCGAAGCAGGAGCGCATGATGCAGGACCTGGAGCGCA is a window from the Candidatus Melainabacteria bacterium genome containing:
- a CDS encoding NAD-dependent malic enzyme; this encodes MTTTKTPPGKDSTENSTVNKLGKPSASYSVTLRLKIKNLPGMLGKITSRIGEVGGDIGAIDIAGFEKDHIIRDVTVNVRDERHGEELVKQIESIGDVQVVNVSDRTFLMHLGGKIRITNKVPLTTRDDLSMAYTPGVARVCMAIHDEPENVYKLTIKRNTVAVVSDGTAVLGLGDIGPAGALPVMEGKAMLFKEFGKLDAFPICLDTKDTEEIIKAVKYIAPVFGGINLEDISAPRCFEIEERLKKELDIPVFHDDQHGTAVVVLAALINALKIVNKKMEDLKVIVTGVGAAGVACSKILMHAGVKNIIGFDRTGAIYKGRKDMNFMKQWFAEHTNPTNFQGSVKDALEGADLFMGLSGPGPIEAIDLKKMARDPIVFAMANPTPEVMPEDAAPYVRIMATGRSDYPNQINNVLCFPGIFRGALDCHATDINEEMKLAAAHAIASVISDSELNEDYIIPGVFNPKVVELVAQAVVKAAEKTGVARKYKKTRIPDDIGYE